A window from Neobacillus sp. PS3-40 encodes these proteins:
- a CDS encoding DUF1146 family protein, protein MINDFGQMALLSILSHLVFIALAWWALQAIRLDKLLRPNRVFQARLLYILLSILIGSSVSNFFLDYLQWSKQLPLILQVIHLVKI, encoded by the coding sequence TTGATAAATGATTTTGGACAAATGGCATTGTTAAGTATTCTATCTCATTTAGTTTTCATTGCCCTTGCTTGGTGGGCGCTACAGGCAATCCGATTAGATAAGCTACTTCGTCCTAACCGTGTTTTTCAAGCACGTTTGCTTTATATATTATTGTCTATTTTAATCGGTTCTTCAGTTAGTAATTTTTTCCTTGATTATCTTCAATGGTCAAAACAACTGCCGCTTATTTTACAGGTAATACATTTGGTAAAAATTTAG
- a CDS encoding M23 family metallopeptidase: MREEEKNRSSQSSSFKRFFKKRWVFPAIYIASAAIILTAVLWYQSAGNSASDKYDYKSTDIAGKKYQQPSVEVSRSMENFVMPVKDSDQVVVEKKFYDFKGNKQDQEASLVVYNNTYEPNTGIDYRMKNGEAFEVVAALSGTVTKVEEDSLLGNVIEIEHDKGIVTLYESVKAVKIKVGEQVDQGQAIATAGQSLLNEKAGTHVHFEIRKDGVAVNPQNYFNKPLSALQEEKSTETQADKENASQKSDDSQKINQKQKVDPTDDGATSPLDNSTDSTDNTNS, from the coding sequence ATGAGAGAGGAAGAAAAAAACCGATCTTCTCAAAGCTCCAGCTTTAAACGCTTTTTCAAAAAGCGTTGGGTATTTCCAGCCATTTATATTGCAAGTGCAGCAATCATTTTGACAGCGGTCCTATGGTATCAAAGCGCAGGTAACAGTGCTTCAGACAAATATGATTACAAGTCCACTGATATTGCTGGTAAAAAGTATCAGCAACCATCTGTCGAAGTAAGCCGTTCAATGGAAAATTTCGTAATGCCTGTTAAGGATTCTGATCAAGTAGTTGTCGAAAAGAAATTCTATGATTTCAAGGGCAACAAGCAAGATCAGGAGGCTTCATTAGTAGTTTACAATAATACGTATGAACCAAATACAGGTATCGACTACCGAATGAAAAATGGTGAAGCCTTTGAAGTTGTGGCTGCATTAAGTGGAACAGTGACAAAGGTGGAAGAGGATTCATTATTAGGGAATGTTATTGAAATTGAACATGACAAAGGAATTGTAACCCTATATGAATCAGTTAAAGCTGTGAAGATCAAGGTTGGCGAACAAGTAGATCAAGGACAAGCTATTGCCACGGCTGGACAAAGCTTGCTCAATGAAAAAGCTGGAACACATGTACATTTTGAAATCCGTAAAGATGGCGTTGCTGTCAATCCGCAAAACTATTTCAATAAACCGTTGAGCGCATTACAGGAAGAAAAGTCTACGGAGACCCAGGCAGATAAAGAGAATGCCAGTCAAAAGAGTGATGACAGTCAAAAGATCAATCAAAAACAAAAGGTAGATCCAACTGACGACGGAGCAACGTCTCCATTAGATAACTCGACTGACTCAACTGATAATACAAATTCTTAA
- a CDS encoding flagellar hook-basal body protein: MNSTMITATNTLSQLQKQMDIISNNLANVDTNGFKSKQARFTDLLFSQLNNQPNASAEQNRLTPNGIRQGSGAKLGQILTDMKQGSLKSTGRELDTAFQTEGQYYKVLVQKDNSSSIQYTRDGAFYLTPVAKNEVMLVTSDGNPVLDEGNHPITITGDASKYTVNPNGSLDVTMTNGTKNSYNLGVIQVNKPQFFEQKGGNLIGLPDSVPAGSTNNIFTNLTGQQREKISIGQGMLENSNVDMAKEMTDLVSVQRAYQFQARSVTMSDQMMGLINGIR; encoded by the coding sequence ATGAATAGCACAATGATTACTGCTACAAATACGTTGAGTCAATTGCAAAAGCAAATGGACATAATAAGTAATAATCTCGCAAACGTGGATACGAATGGTTTTAAAAGTAAACAAGCTAGGTTCACTGATTTGCTTTTCAGCCAGTTGAACAATCAGCCGAATGCTAGCGCTGAGCAAAACCGGTTAACACCAAATGGGATCCGTCAAGGCTCAGGGGCTAAATTAGGACAAATACTAACGGATATGAAACAAGGAAGTCTAAAATCAACGGGACGTGAGCTTGATACAGCTTTTCAAACGGAAGGTCAGTATTATAAGGTCTTAGTACAAAAGGACAATTCTAGCTCGATCCAATATACACGAGATGGCGCTTTTTACTTAACGCCGGTTGCCAAGAATGAGGTTATGCTTGTCACAAGTGATGGAAATCCAGTATTGGATGAAGGCAATCACCCGATCACAATAACAGGCGATGCAAGTAAATACACTGTGAATCCAAATGGCTCGTTGGATGTGACCATGACGAATGGAACCAAGAACTCTTACAATCTTGGTGTAATCCAAGTCAATAAACCACAGTTTTTTGAACAAAAGGGCGGCAATTTAATCGGTCTCCCAGATAGTGTGCCGGCTGGAAGCACTAACAACATATTTACTAACTTGACTGGGCAGCAAAGAGAGAAAATTTCAATTGGGCAAGGAATGCTTGAGAATTCAAACGTAGATATGGCGAAGGAAATGACTGATTTAGTTAGCGTACAGCGTGCTTATCAATTTCAAGCAAGATCAGTCACGATGTCTGACCAAATGATGGGTCTAATTAACGGAATTCGCTAA
- a CDS encoding DNA-directed RNA polymerase subunit beta: MSANRPKTREEYKQLKLEEMRMAEQAKSDEKQRAKQAKMELKQAKLDSKLKSKMDSRSDSKLSSKLNSENSSKTDSKISKVDPKMDVNQPKLDSNLDSTKAKVRPKRVRIRLIPIWLRLVILICMIIICVTAGALVGYGVIGGGKATDVFKESTWTHIRDLIDKK, encoded by the coding sequence ATGTCGGCAAATCGGCCAAAAACAAGGGAAGAATATAAGCAGCTAAAGCTTGAAGAGATGAGAATGGCAGAGCAGGCAAAATCAGATGAAAAGCAAAGGGCAAAACAGGCTAAAATGGAATTAAAACAAGCAAAATTGGATTCAAAATTGAAATCAAAAATGGATTCTAGATCAGATTCCAAGTTAAGTTCAAAATTGAATTCGGAAAATTCCTCAAAAACAGATTCGAAGATTTCAAAAGTGGACCCGAAAATGGATGTAAATCAGCCAAAGTTGGATTCGAACTTGGATTCAACGAAGGCAAAAGTACGCCCAAAACGGGTTAGAATCCGCCTGATCCCCATTTGGCTTCGTCTTGTTATTTTAATCTGCATGATCATAATCTGTGTCACAGCTGGTGCCCTTGTTGGTTATGGAGTAATTGGCGGCGGGAAAGCCACAGACGTTTTTAAAGAATCAACTTGGACGCATATCCGCGATCTAATTGATAAAAAATAA
- the spoIIID gene encoding sporulation transcriptional regulator SpoIIID: MHDYIKERTIKIGKYIVETRKTVRVIAKEFGVSKSTVHKDLTERLPEINPDLANVVKEILDYHKSIRHLRGGEATKMKYQKEEKEGEVVK, from the coding sequence GTGCACGATTACATCAAAGAGAGAACAATCAAGATTGGAAAGTATATCGTGGAGACGAGAAAAACAGTTCGCGTAATTGCGAAGGAATTTGGCGTATCCAAAAGTACAGTCCATAAAGATTTGACAGAGAGACTGCCTGAAATTAACCCAGATCTTGCGAATGTGGTAAAAGAAATTTTAGATTATCATAAATCCATACGCCACCTAAGAGGCGGAGAAGCAACAAAAATGAAATATCAAAAAGAAGAAAAAGAAGGAGAAGTTGTAAAGTAA
- the nuoN gene encoding NADH-quinone oxidoreductase subunit NuoN, which yields MDLETLQSYNWGIMTPEFIIVAVAALLSLLDLFMPKKINRKILGWIGILAIFAAIVSLAGLVDNNVTSILDDTFRLDSFAKAFKLIILCGSALVLFLAVSYVPKDGIEKYHGEFYYLFLTALLGAMIMTSSGDLITLFVGLELLSISSYILAGMRKYNLQSNESAMKYVINGGISTAIALFGMSYVYGLTGTTNLLAIAGKLQSLADPQHVYLLGLSFLMIFVGLSFKLAVAPFHMWAPDVYQGAPTPVTAFLSVISKTAGFVIIIRIILSVFGLAVTDGPGTEPILLKMQDYLAVIAGVTMIIGNVVALKQTNIKRMFAYSSISHAGYILVALVSMNYFMFDAIWFYLVAYMFMNLGAFAVIQLISEKTGSEKITDYAGLYSRSPILAVAMGVLILSLAGFPGTAGFIGKLNIFTSAFVGQDSHYVLASVMIATTVVSYFYYFGVLAQMFFRPAVDKSKFNMPFGIFFVIIVSVVASVLLGVAPNTALDFLHNHFNQFQDFLK from the coding sequence ATGGATCTTGAGACATTGCAATCGTATAATTGGGGTATCATGACACCGGAGTTCATCATCGTTGCTGTTGCTGCATTACTTTCACTTCTTGATTTGTTTATGCCGAAAAAAATCAATCGAAAAATTTTAGGCTGGATTGGCATCCTTGCGATCTTTGCTGCAATTGTATCACTTGCAGGATTAGTCGATAATAATGTGACATCCATATTAGATGATACATTCCGCCTTGATTCTTTTGCAAAGGCATTTAAATTAATCATACTATGCGGCTCAGCACTGGTGCTATTTTTGGCAGTCAGCTATGTTCCAAAGGATGGAATAGAAAAATACCACGGTGAATTCTATTATTTATTTTTAACCGCATTGCTAGGGGCAATGATCATGACTTCAAGCGGGGATTTAATTACCTTGTTTGTCGGTCTTGAATTGTTATCCATTTCTTCTTATATACTAGCTGGCATGCGTAAATACAATTTACAATCAAATGAGTCTGCGATGAAATACGTCATCAATGGCGGTATTTCGACAGCCATTGCTCTGTTCGGTATGAGCTATGTTTATGGCCTAACTGGAACAACGAACTTATTGGCAATCGCTGGAAAACTGCAGTCATTAGCAGATCCCCAGCATGTTTACTTGTTAGGGTTATCGTTCTTGATGATTTTTGTGGGTTTATCCTTTAAACTAGCGGTTGCTCCATTTCATATGTGGGCGCCAGATGTTTATCAAGGAGCACCAACACCTGTTACAGCCTTTTTAAGTGTTATCTCTAAAACGGCTGGATTTGTGATCATTATTCGTATCATCTTATCTGTATTCGGTCTTGCAGTAACGGATGGGCCAGGTACTGAACCAATCCTACTAAAAATGCAGGACTACCTTGCTGTAATTGCTGGTGTAACAATGATCATCGGAAACGTTGTTGCATTAAAGCAAACAAATATCAAAAGAATGTTTGCCTATTCAAGTATCTCTCATGCAGGTTACATTCTGGTAGCGCTTGTCTCAATGAACTATTTTATGTTTGATGCCATCTGGTTTTACTTGGTAGCTTACATGTTCATGAACCTAGGGGCCTTTGCTGTCATTCAATTGATCTCTGAAAAAACGGGTTCAGAAAAAATTACTGATTATGCCGGTCTATACAGCCGTTCTCCGATACTTGCAGTCGCAATGGGAGTCTTAATCCTCTCGCTCGCTGGTTTCCCAGGAACCGCTGGATTTATCGGGAAGTTAAATATCTTTACAAGTGCCTTTGTTGGTCAAGACTCTCATTACGTCTTAGCATCAGTTATGATTGCAACCACTGTTGTGTCATATTTCTACTACTTTGGTGTTTTGGCGCAAATGTTTTTCAGACCAGCTGTCGACAAGTCAAAATTCAACATGCCATTTGGAATCTTTTTTGTCATCATCGTTTCGGTTGTGGCATCGGTTCTGCTAGGAGTAGCGCCAAATACAGCGCTCGACTTCCTACACAACCACTTTAACCAGTTCCAAGACTTTTTGAAATAA
- a CDS encoding MGMT family protein — protein MQPFTERAVTLIKNIPNGKVMTYGQIARLAGSPRGARQVVRILHSLSRKHNLPWHRVINSKGEISFKDEEQRLLLKCEGIEISKEGFILLERYLYQPE, from the coding sequence ATGCAGCCTTTTACAGAAAGAGCAGTTACCCTCATAAAAAATATTCCTAATGGGAAAGTCATGACATATGGCCAGATTGCCAGATTAGCTGGCAGCCCTCGGGGGGCCAGGCAGGTCGTCAGAATTCTCCATTCACTCAGCCGAAAGCATAACCTACCATGGCACAGAGTCATTAATTCAAAAGGGGAAATTAGCTTTAAAGATGAAGAGCAACGTTTATTATTGAAATGTGAAGGAATTGAAATTAGTAAAGAGGGTTTCATTTTACTTGAAAGGTATTTATATCAACCTGAATAA
- the spoIID gene encoding stage II sporulation protein D, translated as MIKTKPLIVLLSILFVVTLIIPAVLVLPFSEGKSSGKLGETLTHAPSKNVNAVPTADAGVEVAVYRFSKSKIENIPLENYLVGVVAAEMPAEFGDEALKAQALTARTYIVKQMLSKDHPELPKGAVVGDTVINQVYNSDDELKKIWGIDYSWKKEKILKAVRATSGQIITYKGQVISAMFFSTSNGYTENSEDYWPNSFPYLRSVASPWDKESPKFNNQKILSVQEFETKLGVKLSGSTTIGKITDRTAGKRVGEVNIKGKVLTGREIRERLDLKSSDFSWVRKGNNIIISTRGYGHGVGMSQYGANGMASEGDNYQEIIKHYYQGVDITSAETMLATITARK; from the coding sequence ATGATTAAGACTAAACCACTTATCGTACTACTATCCATCCTTTTTGTTGTTACTTTGATTATTCCAGCAGTACTCGTCCTCCCCTTTTCAGAGGGAAAATCCAGCGGAAAATTAGGTGAGACATTGACACATGCACCTTCAAAAAATGTAAATGCTGTTCCCACTGCAGATGCGGGTGTAGAAGTGGCTGTTTACCGTTTTTCCAAGTCGAAAATTGAAAATATTCCTCTGGAGAATTACCTTGTTGGTGTAGTTGCAGCAGAAATGCCAGCAGAGTTTGGGGATGAGGCACTTAAGGCACAGGCCTTGACAGCCAGAACATATATTGTTAAACAAATGCTAAGCAAAGACCACCCAGAGCTGCCAAAAGGGGCTGTGGTAGGCGACACAGTCATTAATCAGGTCTACAATAGCGATGATGAACTCAAGAAAATATGGGGAATCGATTATAGCTGGAAAAAAGAGAAAATTTTAAAAGCAGTAAGAGCAACAAGCGGGCAAATTATTACCTATAAAGGCCAAGTGATTAGTGCAATGTTTTTTTCTACAAGCAATGGGTACACAGAGAATTCCGAAGATTACTGGCCTAATTCATTCCCGTATTTAAGAAGTGTGGCAAGTCCCTGGGATAAGGAGTCTCCTAAATTCAACAATCAAAAAATACTTTCTGTTCAAGAATTTGAAACGAAGCTAGGAGTAAAACTGTCAGGAAGCACAACAATAGGCAAAATCACCGATCGAACCGCTGGAAAACGCGTTGGCGAGGTAAACATTAAAGGCAAAGTTTTAACAGGCAGAGAAATACGCGAAAGGCTCGATCTCAAATCCTCAGACTTCTCTTGGGTGCGTAAAGGTAACAATATCATCATAAGCACCCGCGGCTACGGTCACGGGGTCGGAATGAGCCAATACGGCGCAAATGGAATGGCATCTGAAGGAGACAACTACCAGGAAATCATTAAGCACTACTACCAAGGAGTGGATATTACATCCGCTGAGACAATGCTTGCAACAATTACGGCGAGGAAATAG
- a CDS encoding rod shape-determining protein: protein MFARDIGIDLGTANVLIHVKGRGIVLNEPSVVAIDKNTNRVLAVGEEARRMVGRTPGNIVAIRPLKDGVIADFDVTEAMLKHFINKLNVKGFLSKPRILICCPTNITSVEQKAIREAAEKSGGKKIYLEEEPKVAAIGAGMDIFQPSGNMVVDIGGGTTDVAVLSMGDIVTSSSIKMAGDKFDMEILNYIKREYKLLIGERTAENIKINIGTVFPGSRSEEMEIRGRDMVSGLPRTITVYSEEIEQALRESVAVIVQAAKSVLERTPPELSADIIDRGVILTGGGALLHGIDLLLADELKVPVLVAENPMDCVAIGTGIMLDNIDRLPKKRLG, encoded by the coding sequence ATGTTTGCTAGGGATATTGGGATAGATTTAGGAACTGCAAACGTGTTAATTCACGTTAAAGGCCGTGGAATTGTTTTGAATGAACCTTCTGTGGTGGCAATTGATAAAAACACAAATCGTGTTCTTGCGGTCGGTGAAGAAGCTCGTCGCATGGTTGGACGTACGCCGGGGAACATTGTCGCAATTCGCCCCCTAAAAGACGGTGTCATCGCAGATTTTGATGTTACTGAAGCAATGTTAAAACATTTTATTAATAAGCTAAACGTTAAAGGATTTTTATCAAAACCACGTATTTTGATCTGCTGCCCAACGAACATTACAAGTGTTGAGCAAAAGGCTATCAGAGAAGCAGCTGAAAAAAGTGGTGGCAAAAAAATCTACTTAGAAGAAGAACCAAAAGTGGCAGCAATTGGCGCTGGAATGGATATTTTCCAACCAAGCGGTAACATGGTAGTTGACATTGGAGGGGGAACGACGGATGTTGCCGTTCTATCCATGGGTGATATCGTAACTTCTTCCTCCATAAAAATGGCCGGTGACAAGTTTGATATGGAAATATTAAACTACATTAAACGTGAATACAAATTGTTGATCGGTGAACGCACCGCTGAAAATATTAAAATCAATATCGGAACCGTATTCCCTGGTTCTCGCTCGGAAGAAATGGAAATCCGCGGCCGCGATATGGTCAGTGGGTTGCCACGTACGATTACAGTTTATTCCGAAGAAATTGAACAAGCATTGCGCGAATCTGTCGCCGTTATTGTTCAAGCTGCAAAAAGTGTTCTTGAACGCACACCACCTGAATTATCTGCCGACATTATTGACCGTGGCGTTATTTTAACAGGTGGAGGAGCATTGTTACACGGAATCGATCTACTCCTTGCTGACGAGCTTAAGGTACCCGTTCTCGTTGCCGAAAATCCTATGGACTGCGTAGCTATCGGAACAGGAATCATGCTTGACAACATCGATCGTCTTCCAAAAAAGAGATTAGGTTAA
- the fabZ gene encoding 3-hydroxyacyl-ACP dehydratase FabZ produces the protein MLDIAQIKEIIPHRYPFLLVDRILEVEEGKRAVGIKNVSANEEFFNGHFPDYPVMPGVLIVEALAQVGAVAVLKKEENRGRLAFFAGIENCRFKKQVRPGDQLRLEVEMVRVRGPIGKGKAVATVDGAIVCEAEITFALGDKKEE, from the coding sequence ATGCTTGATATTGCGCAAATAAAAGAAATTATTCCACATCGTTATCCATTTTTGCTGGTGGATCGAATTTTAGAAGTTGAAGAGGGCAAGAGAGCTGTTGGTATTAAAAATGTTTCGGCTAATGAGGAATTTTTTAATGGCCATTTTCCTGATTATCCGGTTATGCCTGGAGTGTTGATTGTTGAAGCACTTGCACAGGTCGGTGCTGTCGCTGTATTAAAAAAGGAAGAGAATCGCGGGCGCTTAGCATTTTTTGCAGGCATTGAAAATTGCCGATTTAAAAAGCAAGTAAGACCTGGTGACCAGCTACGTCTTGAAGTCGAAATGGTCCGGGTACGCGGTCCGATTGGCAAGGGAAAAGCTGTTGCCACTGTAGACGGTGCAATTGTATGTGAAGCTGAAATTACATTTGCATTAGGAGATAAAAAAGAAGAATAA
- a CDS encoding YwmB family TATA-box binding protein produces the protein MKKNATYFLLLLIMAGLFLFGIETKASNAAVELDLIKIVSIFKGEHILLNDWSIYAREHLVTLKSEKEVKEYAKNLQQKFPNWDWSVTNTNQKWEVTAISPTSKNHKEILQLMTTHTKEPVDTYLVYRVLGNEWNKQAESFFTTNQFKNRLDGIFLSKPTIFSCVKGEISDKMVTALPKTVKNLLSIFNASEIEALKEDAFMSVSAHSPLFSEPIENEKNNMNLQIGLRQEGLGANTTIVVGTPIITIEY, from the coding sequence ATGAAGAAAAATGCAACTTACTTTTTATTGCTTTTGATTATGGCTGGATTGTTTCTATTTGGGATAGAAACTAAAGCAAGTAATGCAGCTGTTGAGCTTGATTTAATCAAAATAGTTTCCATTTTTAAAGGCGAACATATTTTGCTCAATGATTGGTCTATTTATGCAAGAGAACATTTGGTTACACTAAAAAGTGAAAAAGAAGTAAAGGAATATGCAAAGAATCTTCAACAAAAGTTTCCCAATTGGGATTGGTCTGTAACAAATACCAATCAAAAATGGGAAGTAACAGCAATTTCCCCAACTTCTAAAAACCACAAAGAAATACTTCAATTGATGACCACCCACACAAAAGAACCTGTAGATACGTACTTAGTATATAGGGTTCTCGGTAATGAGTGGAACAAACAGGCTGAATCCTTTTTTACAACCAATCAATTTAAAAATAGGCTTGATGGCATATTTCTTAGTAAACCAACAATTTTTTCTTGTGTAAAAGGTGAAATCAGTGATAAGATGGTAACGGCTTTGCCTAAAACTGTAAAAAACTTACTATCTATTTTTAATGCGAGTGAAATTGAAGCCTTAAAAGAAGATGCATTTATGTCCGTTTCGGCACATTCGCCCTTGTTTTCTGAACCAATTGAAAATGAAAAGAATAATATGAATTTACAAATAGGCTTACGCCAAGAAGGATTGGGCGCAAATACTACAATTGTAGTTGGCACACCAATCATAACGATTGAATATTAA
- a CDS encoding flagellar hook-basal body protein, translating to MLRGFYTAATGMMAQQRRTEMLTNNIANANTPGFKEDQSSLRDFPELLMQRMNTKSPTSQPIGSLSTGVYLQEAIPKFIQGDMQDTGNKTDMALIDVNMPAKGSVFFTVQGSSGQPRYTRNGNFTLDPEGFLTTNEGLYLLDDKGQKIQLSSDQFTLGENGTITGMNGEKAQLGIAFSNNPQRLIKEGSGLYRTENGAALTNASNQPGVQFKLQQGVLEQSNVDVTKAMTDMLTAYRTFEANQKVLQAYDQSMQKAANEVGKIG from the coding sequence ATGTTAAGAGGTTTTTATACAGCTGCAACCGGAATGATGGCACAGCAGCGTAGGACGGAAATGCTAACAAATAATATAGCAAATGCGAATACTCCGGGGTTTAAAGAAGACCAATCATCATTGCGTGACTTCCCGGAATTGTTGATGCAACGAATGAATACAAAGTCGCCCACCAGCCAGCCCATCGGATCGCTTAGCACTGGTGTTTATCTACAGGAAGCCATTCCGAAGTTTATCCAAGGGGACATGCAGGATACGGGTAATAAAACAGACATGGCTCTGATTGATGTGAATATGCCAGCAAAGGGTTCTGTTTTTTTCACAGTTCAAGGCTCGTCTGGTCAGCCTCGTTACACAAGGAATGGCAATTTCACGCTGGATCCAGAGGGATTTTTGACAACAAACGAAGGGCTCTACTTATTAGATGACAAAGGCCAAAAGATTCAACTTTCGAGCGATCAGTTTACTCTAGGTGAAAATGGAACGATAACAGGAATGAACGGGGAAAAGGCCCAACTAGGGATTGCATTTTCCAATAATCCACAGCGGCTTATAAAAGAAGGCAGTGGCCTATACAGAACGGAGAACGGCGCAGCCCTTACCAATGCATCAAACCAGCCTGGCGTTCAATTCAAGCTGCAGCAGGGCGTGCTGGAGCAATCTAACGTAGATGTGACCAAAGCTATGACAGACATGCTAACGGCATACCGCACTTTCGAGGCAAACCAAAAAGTATTACAGGCTTACGACCAAAGCATGCAAAAAGCAGCAAATGAAGTTGGCAAAATCGGCTAA
- the murA gene encoding UDP-N-acetylglucosamine 1-carboxyvinyltransferase: MEKIIVRGGQRLHGTVKVEGAKNAVLPVIAASLLASDGKSIIRDVPTLSDVYTINEVLRNLNAEVVFENNTVVVDASRELKDEAPFEYVRKMRASVLVMGSLLARNGRARVALPGGCAIGSRPIDQHLKGFEAMGAKVKVGNGFIEAEVDGRLKGAKVYLDFPSVGATENIMMAATLAEGTTILENVAKEPEIVDLANFLNKMGARVIGAGTGTIRIEGVKVLFGADHAIIPDRIEAGTFMVAAAITAGDVLVQGAVPEHLSSLIAKMEEMGVKILEEDDGVRVIGPEKLKAVDIKTMPHPGFPTDMQSQMMALLLRAEGTSMITETVFENRFMHVEEFRRMNADIKIEGRSVILNGSSMLQGAEVSATDLRAAAALILTGLVADGVTRVTELKHLDRGYVDFHLKLASLGADVERINEAEFADKESFIIDLNA, translated from the coding sequence TTGGAAAAAATCATCGTCCGCGGCGGACAAAGGCTTCATGGCACTGTTAAAGTAGAAGGTGCAAAAAATGCCGTATTGCCTGTTATCGCTGCATCATTATTAGCAAGTGATGGAAAAAGTATAATTCGTGATGTGCCAACTCTCTCCGATGTATACACGATTAATGAAGTATTACGCAATCTAAACGCTGAAGTGGTGTTTGAAAATAATACAGTTGTGGTAGATGCATCTAGAGAGTTAAAAGATGAAGCACCTTTCGAATATGTTCGAAAAATGCGTGCTTCCGTTCTTGTTATGGGATCATTACTTGCCCGCAATGGTCGTGCACGGGTTGCATTGCCAGGTGGCTGTGCCATTGGATCCCGTCCTATCGATCAGCACCTAAAAGGTTTTGAAGCAATGGGTGCGAAAGTAAAAGTAGGGAATGGCTTTATCGAAGCGGAGGTTGATGGCCGCTTAAAAGGTGCAAAAGTTTATTTAGATTTTCCAAGTGTTGGTGCAACAGAAAATATTATGATGGCAGCAACCTTAGCTGAAGGAACTACCATCCTTGAAAATGTTGCAAAAGAACCTGAAATCGTTGATCTTGCTAACTTCTTGAACAAAATGGGAGCAAGAGTAATTGGTGCCGGAACTGGTACGATTCGAATTGAAGGCGTAAAGGTATTATTTGGAGCAGACCATGCAATTATTCCAGACCGTATTGAAGCTGGTACCTTTATGGTAGCTGCAGCGATTACAGCTGGAGATGTACTTGTCCAAGGTGCAGTTCCAGAACATTTATCCTCATTAATTGCCAAAATGGAAGAAATGGGCGTTAAAATTCTGGAAGAAGATGATGGCGTTCGCGTTATCGGCCCAGAAAAGCTAAAAGCGGTTGATATTAAAACAATGCCGCACCCTGGTTTTCCAACTGATATGCAATCGCAAATGATGGCACTCTTACTTCGTGCTGAAGGCACAAGTATGATCACTGAAACCGTCTTCGAAAACCGCTTTATGCATGTGGAAGAATTCCGCCGTATGAATGCAGATATTAAAATTGAGGGACGTTCAGTTATCTTAAATGGTTCTTCTATGCTACAAGGGGCTGAAGTATCCGCAACAGACTTACGCGCAGCTGCTGCGTTAATTTTAACAGGATTAGTTGCTGATGGAGTTACACGCGTTACTGAGCTTAAGCACTTAGACCGTGGCTATGTTGACTTCCATTTAAAATTAGCTAGCCTTGGAGCTGACGTTGAGCGTATTAACGAAGCAGAATTCGCTGATAAAGAATCGTTTATTATTGATTTGAACGCATAA